A genomic window from Providencia alcalifaciens includes:
- a CDS encoding alkaline phosphatase family protein, protein MSEKVILVVLDGLSYSVAHQCMGYLNGLIKADSATLYKMECELPSMSRPLYECILTGIPPVQSGIVNNDVVRLSHFESIFSLAHQTGKTTAAAAYYWVSELYNRAPFEANRDRFTHDKQLPIQHGCFYQADHYPDDHLFMDAEYLRTQHDPDFLLIHPMNIDDAGHKFGFDSSQYRNAARKADIYLSKYLPMWIAQGYQIIITSDHGMNNDRSHGGILPEECTVPLFTIGSAFSHRPDVPMEQTAICGTVCQLLAVPFSDKTVCDELLAGGH, encoded by the coding sequence CAATGTATGGGCTATCTCAATGGTCTTATCAAAGCCGACAGTGCAACACTTTATAAAATGGAGTGTGAGCTCCCATCGATGTCGCGCCCGCTGTATGAATGCATTTTGACGGGCATTCCTCCGGTTCAAAGTGGCATCGTCAACAACGATGTGGTGCGACTTTCTCATTTCGAGAGCATCTTTTCACTGGCTCACCAAACAGGAAAAACCACCGCAGCGGCAGCTTACTATTGGGTCAGTGAGCTGTATAACCGTGCGCCATTTGAGGCGAACCGTGACCGATTTACCCATGATAAACAGCTACCGATTCAGCACGGTTGCTTCTACCAAGCAGACCACTACCCTGATGACCATCTGTTTATGGATGCAGAATATCTTCGCACCCAGCATGACCCCGATTTTTTGCTGATCCATCCAATGAACATTGACGATGCGGGGCATAAATTTGGTTTTGATTCGTCCCAGTATCGCAATGCGGCTCGCAAAGCAGATATTTATTTATCCAAATATCTACCGATGTGGATAGCACAAGGCTACCAAATCATCATCACCAGTGACCACGGAATGAATAACGACCGTAGCCACGGTGGTATTTTACCGGAAGAGTGCACGGTTCCTCTGTTTACTATCGGCAGCGCATTCTCTCATCGCCCAGACGTACCGATGGAGCAAACTGCGATTTGTGGCACCGTTTGCCAGCTACTGGCTGTGCCTTTCTCCGACAAAACTGTTTGTGATGAATTACTGGCAGGAGGTCACT